AAGGGGAAATATTATGGCTACTTTAGTTGGTACACAATCAAATTTTGCTAAAGCGCTTACTGAATTGGCAGAATTAGATTTCGATGCAATAGAAGCTTATGAAGCTGCTATTAACAGACTAGAGAATATAAACTATAAGAAACAATTACAGCGTTTCAAAGAGGACCATGAAAAACATGTACGCGATCTAAACGAAATTTTACTTCTTCATGATCATGAAAGAGTAACAGGCCCTAGTATGAAACAATGGCTAACTAAAGGTAAGGTAGTTATTTCTAATATAACAGGTGATGATATAAGCATACTTCAAGCAATGATTACAAA
Above is a window of Allofrancisella inopinata DNA encoding:
- a CDS encoding DUF2383 domain-containing protein — its product is MATLVGTQSNFAKALTELAELDFDAIEAYEAAINRLENINYKKQLQRFKEDHEKHVRDLNEILLLHDHERVTGPSMKQWLTKGKVVISNITGDDISILQAMITNEEDTNTAYERMLDRQDKWSDSIEVLEKGLKDERHHKQWLKETIAAEGIE